From the genome of Candidatus Electrothrix communis, one region includes:
- a CDS encoding ammonium transporter produces the protein MKKITRVRNKIFHSGTAPLVGLTGLAMLVLAGPAFAEEASVGDNLIQLSYSVDTFYFLMSGALVMWMAAGFAMLEAGLVRSKNTVEILTKNIALYAIACLMYLVVGYNIMYEGSINSWLPSLGLFFGGENAVDEVLKSGGGHSKMADFFFQVVFVATAMSIVSGAVAERMKLWTFLAFSVVMTGFIYPVSGFWKWGGGFLDGLGFIDFAGSGLVHLCGASAALAAVLLLGARKGKYGKDGRVKAIPGCNLPLATLGTFILWFGWFGFNGGSELMISNVGEANAVAKVFVNTNTAAAGGLVAALLLSQLWFGKADLTMALNGALAGLVAITAEPLAPSPLASTIVGILAGLLVVYAIIFIDKAKIDDPVGAISVHGVVGTFGLVAVAFTNPDASLVNQLIGIVVIFAWSFGTSYVAWKILKAVMGLRVSEEHEMEGVDISECGLEAYPEFTRD, from the coding sequence GTGAAAAAAATAACAAGAGTTCGTAATAAAATATTCCATAGCGGAACAGCTCCACTGGTCGGCCTGACAGGCCTGGCCATGCTAGTCCTAGCAGGTCCGGCGTTTGCCGAAGAGGCATCTGTCGGTGATAATCTGATTCAGCTTTCCTATTCAGTGGACACCTTTTACTTCCTTATGTCCGGTGCCTTGGTCATGTGGATGGCGGCAGGGTTTGCCATGTTGGAGGCTGGCTTGGTGCGCAGCAAGAATACGGTGGAAATTCTCACCAAGAATATTGCTCTCTATGCCATAGCCTGCTTAATGTACTTGGTGGTCGGCTATAATATTATGTACGAAGGCAGCATAAACAGCTGGCTGCCGAGCTTGGGGCTTTTCTTTGGCGGAGAAAATGCTGTGGATGAGGTTTTGAAAAGCGGAGGCGGTCATTCTAAAATGGCGGATTTCTTTTTTCAGGTGGTTTTTGTCGCTACGGCCATGTCCATTGTTTCCGGGGCCGTGGCCGAGCGGATGAAGCTCTGGACCTTCCTGGCCTTTTCCGTGGTCATGACCGGTTTTATCTACCCAGTGAGCGGTTTCTGGAAATGGGGCGGTGGTTTTCTTGACGGCCTCGGCTTTATTGATTTTGCCGGTTCTGGCTTGGTTCATCTCTGCGGGGCGTCGGCAGCCCTAGCCGCTGTACTGCTCCTTGGTGCGCGTAAGGGGAAATACGGCAAAGACGGTCGAGTGAAGGCTATTCCCGGTTGCAACCTCCCCTTAGCAACCCTGGGAACCTTTATCCTCTGGTTCGGTTGGTTCGGTTTTAACGGCGGTTCTGAATTAATGATCAGCAATGTGGGCGAAGCCAATGCAGTGGCCAAGGTCTTTGTGAACACCAATACTGCCGCTGCCGGTGGTCTGGTGGCAGCCCTGTTGCTCTCTCAGCTCTGGTTTGGCAAGGCTGATCTGACTATGGCCCTGAACGGTGCGCTTGCCGGGCTGGTGGCTATCACTGCTGAACCGCTGGCTCCGTCCCCTCTCGCCTCGACAATCGTCGGTATCCTTGCTGGTCTTCTGGTGGTGTACGCTATTATCTTTATCGATAAGGCGAAAATTGACGATCCGGTGGGTGCCATTTCGGTGCATGGTGTTGTGGGTACCTTCGGGCTGGTGGCTGTTGCCTTCACTAACCCTGATGCCTCTCTGGTAAATCAGCTGATCGGTATCGTGGTTATTTTTGCCTGGTCCTTTGGTACCTCTTATGTTGCCTGGAAGATCCTTAAAGCGGTTATGGGGCTTCGGGTCAGCGAGGAGCATGAAATGGAAGGTGTGGATATATCCGAATGCGGTTTGGAAGCCTATCCAGAATTTACCAGGGATTAA
- the nifB gene encoding nitrogenase cofactor biosynthesis protein NifB, with amino-acid sequence MNNIDFNRHPCFNAKVKGQYGRVHLPVAPKCNIQCNYCNRKYDCVNESRPGVTSTLLRPDQALYYMSKVLEKEPRISVAGIAGPGDPFANAEETLETMRLIRKNYPDTILCLASNGMNMAPHVEELAEIGVSHVTVTVNGVDPEITKNIYSWVRDGKVIYRGLQAAELLLARQLSSIEKLKQYGITVKINTILIPGINNHHIIDVAKAMKRLGADLFNCMAMFPNADTVFENVPEPSKKTMMKTRNEAEKHLPQMRHCTRCRADAVGLLDDDKTDEMRGCLSACSKLPKHAEAKRPYVAVATLEGVLVNQHLGEAAKFQVWGKDAQGGYALIEERQAPPAGGGTQRWLNISRILSDCQAILVNDIGDGPKEALSKRGLKPVLVSGFIEKGLDAVYTGKGLSALQGRMHKCSSKGECLGTGTGCG; translated from the coding sequence ATGAACAATATAGATTTTAACCGTCATCCATGTTTCAACGCCAAGGTCAAGGGACAGTACGGCAGGGTTCACCTTCCGGTGGCTCCGAAATGCAATATCCAGTGCAACTACTGCAACCGGAAGTACGACTGCGTCAATGAGTCACGCCCCGGTGTGACCAGCACCCTGCTTAGGCCGGATCAGGCCCTGTACTATATGAGTAAGGTGCTGGAAAAAGAGCCGCGTATCTCCGTGGCCGGAATCGCCGGGCCAGGCGATCCCTTTGCCAATGCCGAGGAAACCCTGGAGACCATGCGTCTGATTCGAAAAAACTATCCTGACACCATTCTCTGTCTGGCATCCAACGGTATGAATATGGCTCCCCATGTGGAGGAACTGGCTGAAATTGGCGTCTCCCATGTGACCGTCACCGTCAACGGGGTAGATCCAGAAATTACCAAAAATATTTATTCTTGGGTTCGGGATGGTAAGGTCATCTATCGAGGGCTTCAGGCAGCGGAATTATTGCTGGCTCGCCAGCTCAGCTCCATTGAAAAATTGAAGCAGTATGGCATTACGGTCAAGATCAACACTATTCTGATTCCAGGCATTAATAATCATCATATCATCGACGTTGCCAAGGCCATGAAAAGACTTGGTGCGGATCTGTTCAACTGCATGGCCATGTTTCCCAATGCGGACACGGTGTTTGAAAATGTACCGGAACCATCAAAAAAGACCATGATGAAAACTCGCAACGAGGCGGAAAAACACCTGCCGCAGATGCGTCATTGCACCCGTTGCCGGGCCGATGCGGTCGGTCTGCTGGATGATGATAAAACCGATGAAATGCGCGGTTGCCTGAGCGCCTGTTCCAAGTTGCCCAAACATGCCGAGGCCAAACGGCCCTACGTGGCTGTGGCCACCTTGGAGGGGGTTTTGGTGAACCAGCATCTCGGCGAGGCTGCCAAATTTCAGGTATGGGGCAAGGATGCTCAGGGCGGCTACGCCCTGATTGAAGAGCGGCAGGCTCCTCCGGCGGGCGGCGGTACCCAGCGTTGGCTGAACATCAGCCGGATTTTGAGCGATTGTCAGGCCATCTTGGTCAATGATATTGGTGACGGTCCCAAAGAGGCGTTGAGTAAACGGGGCTTGAAACCGGTTTTGGTATCTGGATTTATTGAAAAAGGGCTTGATGCGGTCTATACGGGTAAGGGCCTGTCCGCGCTCCAAGGACGGATGCATAAATGTTCATCCAAGGGTGAATGCTTGGGTACTGGGACCGGGTGTGGGTAA
- a CDS encoding nitrogenase component 1 — MSKKHPDYISTTNACKLCKPLGACLAFKGIEGTVPYLHGSQGCATYMRRYIISHYNEPIDIASSSLSEKNAIYGGGPNLKMGLTNVAEKYRPAMIGIATTCLTETIGDDVPMYLKEYARDTEGSEGLPEFVNVSTPSYSGTHMEGFHGAIHEVIRQKAEGGPQAETVNLLPGFVSSADYRLLKEIMAAFGLNSTMLPDLSETMDGQALLEYEKIQSGGTPLAAIGAMGRSKATIEFGRTLSGEESGGLSLQKKFSINNHRLGIPIGIEETDRFFELLSTLSGRPMPEKYAKERGRLVDAYVDGHKYLFGKKAIICGEEDLVVGMTAFLAEIGVFPIICASGGTSGRLAEAIAEVTGDMLSGQPAIYEGVDFFDIAEVAETLGPDLLIGHSKGYPLARKLNIPLIRVGFPVHDRVGGQRILHLGYSGAQQLFDQVANAFIAKKQADSDVGYSYM; from the coding sequence ATGAGCAAAAAACACCCTGACTATATATCCACCACCAACGCCTGTAAGCTGTGTAAACCGCTGGGTGCCTGCTTAGCCTTCAAGGGCATTGAGGGCACAGTGCCCTACCTGCACGGTTCCCAAGGCTGCGCCACCTACATGCGCCGTTACATCATCAGTCATTATAACGAACCTATAGACATCGCCTCGTCCTCATTGTCGGAAAAAAATGCCATCTACGGCGGCGGCCCCAACCTCAAGATGGGCCTGACCAATGTGGCGGAAAAATACCGGCCCGCCATGATTGGCATCGCCACCACCTGTCTCACCGAAACCATAGGTGATGATGTGCCTATGTATCTAAAGGAATATGCAAGAGATACAGAAGGGTCAGAAGGGCTACCAGAATTTGTCAATGTCTCGACCCCCAGTTATTCCGGAACCCACATGGAGGGATTCCACGGAGCGATTCATGAAGTGATTCGTCAAAAGGCGGAGGGCGGGCCACAGGCGGAAACGGTGAATCTCCTGCCCGGTTTTGTTTCGTCTGCGGATTATCGCCTGCTCAAGGAGATCATGGCGGCTTTTGGCCTGAACAGCACCATGCTCCCTGACCTCTCCGAGACCATGGATGGTCAGGCTTTACTTGAATATGAAAAAATTCAGTCAGGCGGCACCCCGTTGGCGGCAATCGGGGCTATGGGCCGAAGCAAGGCCACCATTGAATTCGGGCGCACTCTGAGCGGTGAAGAGAGCGGCGGATTGAGTCTCCAGAAGAAATTCAGCATCAACAACCATCGTCTCGGTATACCCATCGGCATTGAGGAAACCGACCGATTTTTTGAGCTGCTCTCCACTTTGAGCGGTCGTCCGATGCCGGAAAAATACGCCAAGGAACGAGGCCGTTTGGTGGATGCCTACGTGGACGGTCATAAATACCTGTTCGGTAAAAAGGCTATTATTTGCGGCGAAGAAGATTTAGTGGTCGGCATGACCGCTTTCCTGGCGGAGATAGGTGTTTTTCCGATCATCTGTGCTTCTGGCGGTACATCAGGACGGCTGGCTGAGGCTATTGCCGAGGTGACCGGCGATATGCTTTCTGGACAGCCTGCTATCTATGAAGGGGTGGATTTTTTTGATATCGCTGAAGTTGCAGAGACTTTGGGGCCGGACCTGCTGATCGGGCATTCCAAGGGGTATCCCCTGGCCCGTAAACTCAACATCCCCTTGATCCGGGTGGGCTTTCCGGTTCACGACCGGGTGGGCGGACAGCGCATTCTCCACCTTGGCTACAGCGGGGCGCAGCAGTTGTTTGATCAAGTGGCCAATGCGTTCATTGCCAAGAAACAGGCTGATTCCGATGTGGGGTATTCTTACATGTAA
- the nifE gene encoding nitrogenase iron-molybdenum cofactor biosynthesis protein NifE codes for MEAVALKDRENQIHVKGEAPFNIVCNKDSLAGAVSQRACVFCGSRVVLYPIADALHLVHGPIGCAVYTWDIRGALSSGPELHRLSFSTDLQEMDVIFGGEKKLRRALLELIERHSPKAAFVYSTCIVGIIGDDLEAVCNKVTEETGISVIPVQSEGFKGNKRAGYQAACDAMFRLIGTGDTVGISKYSLNILGDFNLAGEIWMIREYYEKMGIEVVANITGDGRVDDIRKAHGAGLNVVQCSGSTMQLANMMEEEYGVPSLRVSYFGIEDMSEALYDIARFFQQKYPDDPEADRIMERTKALVQEKVRELVPKLEKYRKALAGKKAAIYVGGSFKAFSLVKAFRLVDMEVVMVGSQTGTEEDYRELEAITDPGTIIIDDANPLELNSFLTEKGVDIFVGGVKERPIAYKLGIGFCDHNHERKEALAGFEGMLNFAQEVYSSVMSPVWRFVPRNQEK; via the coding sequence ATGGAAGCAGTCGCCTTAAAAGATCGGGAGAACCAGATCCACGTTAAGGGGGAGGCCCCTTTTAATATTGTCTGCAACAAAGACAGCCTGGCCGGAGCGGTCAGCCAACGGGCCTGTGTATTTTGTGGCTCACGGGTAGTGCTCTATCCCATTGCCGATGCCCTCCACCTCGTCCACGGCCCCATCGGTTGTGCGGTCTATACCTGGGATATCCGAGGTGCGCTGTCCTCTGGCCCGGAACTGCATCGCCTCTCCTTTTCCACCGATCTCCAAGAAATGGATGTCATCTTTGGTGGAGAAAAAAAGCTCCGCCGGGCCTTGCTAGAACTTATTGAACGCCACAGCCCCAAGGCCGCCTTTGTTTATTCGACCTGCATTGTCGGGATCATCGGTGATGACCTAGAGGCGGTTTGCAACAAGGTTACAGAGGAAACCGGTATTTCTGTGATTCCAGTGCAGTCGGAAGGGTTTAAGGGGAATAAGCGAGCCGGATATCAAGCGGCCTGTGATGCCATGTTCCGCCTGATCGGCACAGGCGACACCGTCGGTATTTCCAAATATTCTCTTAATATTCTTGGTGACTTTAATCTGGCTGGCGAGATCTGGATGATTCGTGAATATTATGAAAAGATGGGTATCGAGGTGGTGGCCAATATCACCGGTGACGGTCGGGTGGATGACATCCGCAAAGCCCACGGAGCCGGGCTGAACGTGGTGCAGTGTTCCGGTTCCACCATGCAGTTGGCCAACATGATGGAAGAGGAATACGGGGTGCCTTCCCTACGGGTTTCCTATTTCGGCATTGAAGATATGTCCGAGGCCCTCTACGATATCGCCCGTTTTTTTCAGCAGAAATACCCGGATGATCCTGAGGCGGATCGGATCATGGAGCGGACAAAGGCCCTGGTGCAGGAGAAGGTGCGGGAACTGGTGCCGAAATTGGAGAAATATCGTAAGGCCTTGGCTGGAAAGAAGGCAGCCATCTATGTGGGAGGGTCTTTTAAGGCGTTTTCTTTGGTTAAGGCTTTCCGGCTTGTGGATATGGAGGTGGTTATGGTCGGTTCCCAGACTGGCACGGAAGAGGATTACCGGGAACTGGAGGCGATCACTGATCCGGGCACGATTATTATTGATGATGCCAACCCGCTGGAGCTGAATTCTTTTCTTACGGAAAAGGGTGTGGATATTTTTGTCGGCGGGGTTAAGGAACGGCCTATTGCCTATAAATTAGGCATCGGTTTTTGTGACCACAACCATGAGCGCAAAGAGGCTCTTGCCGGGTTTGAAGGAATGCTCAACTTTGCCCAGGAGGTGTATTCCTCGGTGATGAGTCCGGTTTGGCGCTTTGTACCGAGGAATCAGGAAAAGTAA
- a CDS encoding pyruvate carboxyltransferase: MPSRTTKSERASHNEQMRINQPQLIDSTLREGEQTPSVVFADKDKHSIIEGLYRVGVDEIELGIAAPVNTSLPRLVKEARKRTAGSCRLSLWCRCKTEDIAFAAICSPDLLALSIPVSDSHIRERLGKDREWISKTLADSIQQALAAGIPAVSVGMEDASRADTAFLLATAKIAEQHGATRIRLADTVGICSPGRMTTLVQTVKEATSLSLAVHCHNDFGMATANSIAALEAGVDSLDATVLGLGERAGNCRLEEVIGYLALVLGEKRYHPELLPELCQLVAETAGRDIADNHPLIGSAIFTCESGLHQHGLTVNPDMYEPYAPERVGGTRQLRFGEKTGVRAVQMQLHKAGLRLDEMQLKDLVSRIRSCGQVLSQEQLLRFAAECG; the protein is encoded by the coding sequence GTGCCCAGCAGGACGACCAAATCAGAGCGAGCAAGTCATAACGAACAGATGCGTATCAACCAGCCTCAACTTATTGATTCCACCCTTCGGGAAGGTGAGCAGACACCGAGTGTCGTCTTTGCTGATAAGGATAAACACAGCATTATTGAGGGATTGTATCGAGTTGGTGTTGACGAAATAGAGCTTGGGATAGCAGCCCCGGTTAACACCTCTCTTCCCCGACTTGTCAAAGAGGCCAGAAAAAGAACAGCCGGATCCTGTCGGCTCAGCCTGTGGTGCCGCTGCAAAACGGAAGACATCGCCTTTGCAGCCATCTGTTCTCCTGATCTGTTGGCCCTGTCCATCCCGGTTTCAGATTCACATATTCGGGAGCGATTGGGCAAAGATAGGGAGTGGATAAGCAAGACTCTTGCCGATTCGATTCAGCAGGCCTTGGCCGCTGGCATTCCAGCTGTTTCAGTGGGAATGGAAGATGCCTCCCGGGCAGATACGGCCTTTCTTCTTGCAACGGCAAAGATTGCCGAGCAGCACGGGGCCACCCGAATTCGTCTGGCAGATACTGTGGGTATTTGCTCTCCGGGTCGCATGACAACTTTGGTGCAGACAGTAAAGGAGGCAACATCGCTCTCTCTTGCCGTCCACTGCCATAATGACTTTGGCATGGCCACAGCCAACTCCATTGCTGCCCTGGAGGCCGGGGTAGACAGTCTTGACGCCACAGTGCTCGGGCTCGGTGAACGAGCGGGCAACTGTCGCCTCGAAGAGGTGATCGGCTATCTTGCCTTAGTCCTTGGCGAGAAAAGATATCACCCGGAATTATTGCCTGAACTCTGTCAACTCGTTGCCGAAACTGCTGGCAGAGATATCGCAGACAACCATCCCTTGATCGGTTCAGCCATTTTTACCTGTGAAAGCGGGTTGCACCAACATGGACTGACTGTTAATCCGGATATGTACGAACCATACGCCCCAGAACGGGTCGGCGGAACCCGGCAACTCCGTTTTGGTGAGAAAACTGGGGTCAGAGCTGTCCAGATGCAACTTCACAAAGCAGGGCTCCGGCTTGATGAAATGCAGCTCAAAGACCTGGTCAGCCGGATACGCTCCTGCGGTCAGGTGCTTAGCCAGGAGCAGCTTCTCCGCTTTGCCGCTGAGTGCGGCTGA
- a CDS encoding helix-turn-helix transcriptional regulator produces the protein MKNLQTYIKERKARDPEFADGYEAGYQDFKIGAMLKAARKEAGMTQEQVAEKLHTKKTAVSRIENHAQDVKLSTLAKFAQSKSGTDPD, from the coding sequence ATGAAAAATCTCCAAACCTACATCAAAGAACGCAAGGCTCGTGACCCTGAATTTGCGGACGGCTATGAAGCCGGGTATCAGGATTTCAAAATAGGGGCCATGCTCAAGGCGGCAAGGAAAGAAGCCGGGATGACTCAGGAGCAGGTGGCGGAAAAGCTGCATACCAAGAAAACCGCTGTCTCCCGAATTGAAAACCATGCACAGGATGTGAAGCTGTCCACGCTGGCGAAGTTTGCGCAGAGTAAATCAGGGACAGACCCTGATTAA